In Chitinophagaceae bacterium, the genomic window AGATAAATTTAGTACAACAACACTCATAGAATATCCTACTTTTGACAAAAATACTGAAACGGGAAAAAACCGGATGATTCCCTCATTTCTGGTTATGCCCAAAAATACAACTGGCAAATTACCTGTACTCATTAGCATTCATGGAGGCCCCGAAGGTCAATCAAGGGCAAATTTTAATGTATTGAATCAATATTTGGCAAACGAATTGGGTATTGCTGTTTTACTACCAAATGTTAGAGGTTCGGCTGGTTATGGAAAAACTTATTTAAAATTGGATAATGGCAAATTGCGTGAAAATTCAGTAAATGATATTGGTTCTTTACTCGATTGGATTGCCACTCAACCCAATTTAGATGTATCACGTGTTGCGGTTTATGGTGGCAGCTATGGTGGGTATATGAGTTTGGCATGTATGACGCATTACAACAGCCGGCTTACCTGTGGTATAGATTTATTTGGGATTTCAAATTTTGTAAGTTTCCTTAAAAACACTTCAGGCTACAGGGCCGACCTGAGAAGAGTTGAATATGGTGATGAAAGGGATATTGTTATGGCAGAGTTTTTAACAAAAATAAGCCCTTTAACCAATATTAAAAATATTACAAAGCCCATGTTTATCTACCAGGGCGAAAACGACCCAAGAGTTCCCCTATCCGAATCGGAACAAATGGTAACAACCTTAAAACAAAATGGCGTTGCCGTAAGTTATATCCGGGCAAAAGATGAAGGACATGGCTTAGCAAAAAAAGCAAACCGGGATTATATCTTTGCAGCAATGGCTGTGTTTTTAAAAAAACATTTGGTTGGGGAAGGAGCAATACAGTAATATATTTTCTTAGGTATCCAATTTATTTTGTCCAAAAGACAGGTTAACTTAGAAATAATAAATTTGCGAAAGAACAAAAAAACCAAAAACCTGCAATTAATTCTATTTTTATTATCTTCATCAGTAAAACAAAATACCAATAGAAACTGAAATAAATAAAATTCAAAAATGAAAGCAACCGGAAAAACAGTAAATGAAATCTTATCATCTGTACCTCCAGAAAGAAAGGAAGCATTTAACAAGCTACACCTGGTAATTGTAAAAAATCTACCCAAAGGTTTTGAAGCAGCAATTAGCTACGGTGGCTTAGGATATGTAGTACCGCACAAGCTTTATCCCGGTGGCTACCATTGCAAACCCAGTGAGCCACTCCCTTTTGCCGGCATTGCTTCGCAAAAAAATAGTATTAATTTTTATCACATGGGCATATATTCAAACCCAAACTTACTAGAATGGTTTGTAAGTGAATATCCGAAGCATAGCAAAAAAAATCCCGACATGGGAAAAAGTTGTATACGGTTTAAAAATATGGATGATATACCCTATAAACTCATAGGTGAATTAATGAAGAAGATGAGCGCAAAAGACTGGATAGGTATTTATGAATCTAATTTTAAAAAAACAAAAACCGGCAACAATAAATAAATAAATGAAACTAATTTTTTTTCTTTCTTTTTTAGTTATGTACTGCTACTTGTGCCTGAGTACCCGAACACATGAAAGAAATTATTTTTTTGCAAAAAATACCAGTATAAAATGAAAATGCCGACTATTACAGTTAACTCATGCACACATCACTACATATTTAAATAATCATTTGTACTTTTAGCTAACTTTACTACAAATTATTTTATATGCAAAAAGCCTTTTTACCCTTAGTACTTTTTTTCTGCTGCACTAGTTTAAGCGCACAGGATGTGGAATACAAAAAAGGAATGATCATAGTTGATGGAAACGATTATGCAAGAGTGGAAGTAGAAAAACAAAATTTTGGCCTTACCAAATCTTTTGAAGTATTTTCTCTTTCTGGTAAAAAATTAATTATTGCCGTTGTAGCAACAGAATTTGACCAGGATAAAAATGATAATACCTACTTATTTTACAGGCTCAGTTTTTTAACCTCCAAGCAGGTGGGCATATTTAAAGTAGCTTCGCTGGGTCAGGAGAAAAGTTTTGCAAAACTCATTGGCAAAAGCGGCATTATAATTAAAGACACAACAAACGATGAAAAAGTAAGGGATTTTATTGCCGCAAAAGGCGCCAGCCCCAGGATAGCTATTGATTATAGCATGGTGCCCAGAAGCCGCTCCTGGCCTGTTTCTATAAATGCGGATAAAACCATTGAACAAAACTCAAAAATTATTGGCAGCTTTAAACCTACTGGCTCATATAATGGCCAGGATTTTTATGAATTCCAGCTTCCTTCTGGTATAACCATTGCAAAAATTTCTTTTGCCGGCGGCAACAATGCTCAAAATATGGAAGTATTTACCGCAAAAGATAACAACAAAAGAATAGTACCTATGCCGGAAAAAGATAAAATTATTGTAGCCGATACGAGTATAGACAAAAACCAGTTTATGCTTAAACGTGTTGCAAAATGGCTTATAGATTATCAATACCTGTAAGCAAAGTAAAAAACAAAATATCAGTAATTGTACGCAATAAGCCGGGCTATACTTTATTGCTATACGCTAAATTACGTACACATTGGGTGAAGCAGGCATTTTGAAATAGAATATCTTAGTTGCTGATTTTATTTCAAAAGAAAAATAATTTCATCTGCCTAAATTTGAAAAAGAAAATATTAATAACACTCTTTACTC contains:
- a CDS encoding DUF1801 domain-containing protein, translated to MKATGKTVNEILSSVPPERKEAFNKLHLVIVKNLPKGFEAAISYGGLGYVVPHKLYPGGYHCKPSEPLPFAGIASQKNSINFYHMGIYSNPNLLEWFVSEYPKHSKKNPDMGKSCIRFKNMDDIPYKLIGELMKKMSAKDWIGIYESNFKKTKTGNNK